From Myxococcales bacterium, the proteins below share one genomic window:
- a CDS encoding MCE family protein: protein MAKERSIEVKVGILILVSLAILSAFVLIMGGLSFEKTYTIYVDFDNPGGMQAGAPVRVAGVKVGKVEELKFMGGQVDPKTNRRTLVRAKVAIEKRVQEAIHEDADFYVTTQGVLGEQFMAVEPGSPQKPVIQENAIVKGIDPPRLDLFLAKAYELLDTTMNGIRNNRELISDIATNTAGLLKNLNGVLTDNRERINRTVANLEALSAEANQLTHDVKVRYVDNPKIMRTIDNIDRISQDLQRDSGPLLKDAKEAMANINRVSATVGSPEEQAKLKKTLDEVAQLATRANATAADAQAIVTHIKKGEGTVGSLVMDEAIYDDVQEMVRDLKHNPWKFFWKE, encoded by the coding sequence ATGGCAAAAGAGCGCTCCATCGAGGTCAAGGTCGGCATCCTCATCCTGGTGTCGTTGGCCATCTTGTCGGCCTTCGTCCTCATCATGGGCGGGCTGTCGTTCGAGAAGACCTACACGATCTACGTCGACTTCGATAACCCCGGCGGAATGCAGGCCGGCGCGCCGGTGCGCGTCGCTGGCGTGAAGGTCGGGAAGGTCGAAGAGCTCAAGTTCATGGGCGGCCAGGTCGATCCGAAGACGAACCGCCGCACGCTGGTCCGCGCGAAGGTCGCCATCGAGAAGCGCGTGCAAGAGGCCATCCACGAGGACGCCGACTTCTACGTGACGACCCAGGGTGTGCTCGGCGAGCAGTTCATGGCCGTCGAGCCTGGCAGCCCGCAGAAGCCGGTCATTCAAGAGAACGCGATCGTGAAGGGCATCGACCCGCCGCGTCTCGACCTCTTCCTCGCCAAGGCCTACGAGCTGCTCGACACGACGATGAACGGCATCCGGAACAACCGGGAGCTCATCAGCGACATCGCGACCAACACGGCCGGCCTCCTCAAGAACCTGAACGGCGTGCTCACGGACAACCGCGAGCGCATCAACCGTACCGTCGCGAACCTCGAGGCCCTCTCGGCCGAGGCGAACCAGCTCACCCACGACGTGAAGGTGCGCTACGTCGACAACCCGAAGATCATGCGCACGATCGACAACATCGATCGCATCTCGCAGGACCTCCAGCGCGACTCGGGCCCCCTCCTCAAGGACGCGAAAGAGGCGATGGCCAACATCAACCGCGTGTCGGCCACGGTCGGCAGCCCCGAGGAGCAGGCGAAGCTCAAGAAGACCCTCGACGAGGTCGCTCAGCTCGCGACGCGCGCGAACGCGACGGCCGCCGACGCGCAGGCGATCGTCACGCACATCAAGAAGGGCGAGGGCACCGTGGGCTCGCTGGTCATGGACGAGGCCATTTACGACGACGTGCAGGAGATGGTCCGCGATCTCAAGCACAACCCCTGGAAATTCTTCTGGAAAGAGTAG
- a CDS encoding ATP-binding cassette domain-containing protein — MNIKKSFGPKTVLNGVSFDVREGEVFFIIGASGVGKSVLIKHLVGLLYPDSGEIWLDGEEISKFDEEKMGPVRKKCAMVFQHSTLFDSMTCVENLALPLRKHKNMNQKEALSEGKRLLHQVHMQDFADKYPSELGDGMRKRVAIARALTLDPRYVLFDEPTTSLDPVSARRVDKLIYELSDTLGVTSIVVSHDLVSIFSIANRIVMLYKGHVRMLGSQADFQACEDGVVHQFIRGHAEGPMEM, encoded by the coding sequence ATGAACATCAAGAAGTCGTTCGGCCCGAAGACGGTCTTGAACGGCGTCTCGTTCGACGTGCGGGAGGGCGAGGTCTTCTTCATCATCGGCGCCTCGGGCGTCGGCAAGAGCGTGCTCATCAAGCACCTCGTGGGCCTCCTCTACCCGGACTCGGGCGAGATCTGGCTCGACGGCGAAGAGATCTCCAAGTTCGACGAAGAGAAGATGGGCCCCGTTCGCAAGAAGTGCGCGATGGTGTTCCAGCACTCGACGCTGTTCGACAGCATGACGTGCGTCGAGAACCTCGCCCTGCCGCTGCGGAAGCACAAGAACATGAACCAGAAGGAGGCCCTCTCCGAGGGCAAGCGGCTCCTTCATCAGGTTCACATGCAAGACTTCGCCGACAAGTACCCGTCGGAGCTCGGCGACGGCATGCGCAAGCGCGTCGCGATCGCCCGCGCCCTCACGCTCGACCCGCGCTACGTGCTCTTCGACGAGCCCACGACGTCGCTCGACCCGGTGAGCGCGCGCCGCGTCGACAAGCTCATTTACGAGCTGTCCGACACTCTCGGAGTGACGAGCATCGTCGTCAGCCACGACCTCGTCTCCATCTTCTCGATCGCGAACCGGATCGTGATGCTCTACAAAGGCCACGTCCGCATGCTCGGCTCTCAGGCCGACTTTCAGGCCTGCGAGGACGGCGTCGTGCACCAGTTCATCCGAGGGCACGCCGAAGGCCCGATGGAGATGTGA
- a CDS encoding ABC transporter permease has translation MAAGTSDRHEEETTPEDERPPEGFLATLGAAGIDLYLGARDMYSVFVRTLYYTARGKKEPGVTAQQMYEIGNKSVFFLTCTMGFIGMILVYQSGLQARRVVPDFTLLGATYLELLVRDLAASIGALMLATRVGAGIAAEIGSMVVTEQIDALRMCAADPIDFLIVPRFKASMVMTITLIVWSGTVAFCSGAVTAFVAFDVPFRTFFNASLVDFGDLSIGIAKCIAYGAAIPVVSGYCGLSTFGGSEGVGWATTRAVVNTSLAIIMLNFFISAAGFIIFPG, from the coding sequence ATGGCGGCAGGAACGAGCGACAGGCACGAGGAGGAGACGACCCCCGAGGACGAGCGTCCGCCGGAGGGCTTCTTGGCGACGCTCGGCGCGGCCGGCATCGACCTCTACCTCGGCGCCCGCGACATGTACTCGGTGTTCGTACGCACGCTCTACTACACGGCACGCGGCAAAAAAGAGCCGGGCGTGACCGCGCAGCAGATGTACGAAATCGGCAACAAATCCGTGTTCTTCCTGACGTGCACGATGGGCTTCATCGGCATGATCCTCGTGTACCAGTCGGGGCTCCAGGCGCGGCGCGTAGTGCCCGATTTCACCCTGCTGGGCGCCACCTACCTCGAGCTGCTGGTGCGTGATCTCGCGGCCTCGATCGGCGCCCTCATGCTCGCGACGCGCGTCGGCGCGGGCATCGCGGCCGAGATCGGGAGCATGGTCGTCACCGAGCAGATCGACGCGCTCCGCATGTGCGCGGCCGATCCCATCGACTTTCTCATCGTGCCCCGCTTCAAGGCGAGCATGGTCATGACGATCACGCTCATCGTGTGGTCGGGCACGGTGGCGTTCTGCTCGGGCGCGGTCACCGCGTTCGTCGCCTTCGACGTCCCCTTCCGGACCTTCTTCAACGCGAGCCTGGTCGACTTCGGAGATCTTTCGATCGGCATCGCCAAGTGCATCGCGTACGGCGCGGCGATCCCGGTCGTGAGCGGCTACTGCGGCCTCTCGACCTTCGGCGGCTCCGAGGGCGTCGGCTGGGCCACGACCCGCGCGGTCGTGAACACGTCGCTCGCGATCATCATGCTGAACTTCTTCATCTCCGCCGCGGGCTTCATCATCTTCCCGGGGTGA
- a CDS encoding ABC transporter permease has translation MAQGADANEPNEGALHAMGTAFFSIASTVGGMGILLAKVGSRVLTGRVDGSELWKNLYKMAVKSLPIVVVTALFTGAIMVVQAAPIVKRYGAEGLVGWGAGFGTLREIAPLLTALMISGRVGANNTAELGTMVVTEQFDALRVLAIDPIAFLIAPRFVSIVLTLFMMTLFADSLALFGAAYTGKGLLAVEPRTFYNGLTAGLLGFGDVANGLFKSVVFGFVIGLSSCHFGVATTGGAPGVGRSVNATVVASAAGIFLLDYVVSFLLG, from the coding sequence ATGGCGCAAGGAGCCGACGCGAACGAGCCGAACGAGGGCGCCCTCCACGCGATGGGGACGGCCTTCTTCTCGATCGCGTCCACGGTCGGGGGCATGGGCATCCTCCTCGCGAAGGTCGGCTCGCGTGTGCTCACGGGCCGCGTGGACGGCTCCGAGCTCTGGAAGAACCTCTACAAGATGGCCGTCAAGTCGCTGCCCATCGTGGTGGTGACGGCGCTCTTCACGGGCGCCATCATGGTCGTCCAGGCGGCCCCCATCGTGAAGCGCTACGGCGCCGAGGGGCTCGTCGGGTGGGGCGCGGGCTTCGGCACGCTGCGCGAGATCGCCCCGCTGCTCACGGCGCTCATGATCTCGGGCCGCGTCGGGGCGAACAACACCGCCGAGCTCGGCACCATGGTCGTCACCGAGCAGTTCGACGCCCTCCGCGTGCTCGCGATCGATCCCATCGCGTTCCTCATCGCGCCGCGCTTCGTCTCGATCGTGCTGACGCTCTTCATGATGACCCTCTTCGCCGACTCGCTCGCCCTCTTCGGCGCGGCGTACACGGGCAAGGGCCTCCTCGCGGTCGAGCCGCGCACCTTCTACAACGGGCTCACCGCGGGCCTCCTCGGCTTCGGCGACGTGGCGAACGGCCTCTTCAAGAGCGTCGTCTTCGGCTTCGTCATCGGCCTCTCGAGCTGCCACTTCGGCGTCGCCACCACGGGCGGGGCGCCGGGCGTCGGCCGCAGCGTCAACGCCACGGTGGTCGCGAGCGCCGCGGGCATCTTCCTCCTCGACTACGTCGTGAGCTTCCTCCTCGGCTGA
- a CDS encoding ATP-binding cassette domain-containing protein, whose translation MRNVNKTFRTATGAHAHVVRNLSLEVPEGCLYGLIGPGAAGKSVLLKLITGLVKPESGSIVVDGKDVTTLPDLELQALRLKFGMLFQNNALFDHLTVNENIAFPLRRLYALPEEEVRSRVEERLSCVALAGFGTRMPGGLSGGQKKRVGVARATITNAPIVLYDEPAAGLDPVTSQKIFELLREEQRARNATVIMVSSDLDRLLTVTDRVGMMYKGDLIFDGTTKEAQESQEPRVKQFVHGLTEGPL comes from the coding sequence ATCCGGAACGTCAACAAGACCTTTCGCACGGCGACCGGCGCGCACGCCCACGTCGTGCGCAACTTGAGCCTGGAGGTCCCCGAGGGGTGCCTCTACGGGCTCATCGGCCCGGGCGCGGCCGGCAAGAGCGTGCTGCTCAAGCTCATCACGGGGCTCGTGAAGCCCGAGTCGGGGAGCATCGTCGTCGACGGAAAAGACGTGACCACGTTGCCCGACCTGGAGCTCCAGGCCCTCCGCCTCAAGTTCGGGATGCTCTTCCAGAACAACGCCCTCTTCGACCACCTCACGGTGAACGAGAACATCGCGTTCCCGCTGCGCCGGCTCTACGCCCTCCCCGAAGAAGAGGTCCGCTCGCGCGTCGAGGAGCGGCTCTCGTGCGTGGCGCTCGCGGGGTTCGGGACGCGCATGCCCGGGGGCCTCTCGGGCGGCCAAAAGAAGCGCGTCGGCGTCGCGCGGGCCACCATCACGAACGCGCCCATCGTGCTCTACGACGAGCCCGCCGCGGGCCTCGATCCGGTCACGTCGCAGAAGATCTTCGAGCTTTTGCGCGAGGAGCAGCGCGCGCGCAACGCGACGGTGATCATGGTCTCGTCGGACCTCGACCGCCTGCTCACGGTCACCGACCGCGTGGGCATGATGTACAAGGGCGACCTCATCTTCGACGGCACGACGAAGGAGGCGCAGGAGAGCCAAGAGCCCCGCGTGAAGCAGTTCGTCCACGGCCTCACCGAAGGCCCGCTCTGA